A section of the Gossypium hirsutum isolate 1008001.06 unplaced genomic scaffold, Gossypium_hirsutum_v2.1 scaffold_971, whole genome shotgun sequence genome encodes:
- the LOC121227524 gene encoding toll/interleukin-1 receptor-like protein: MFSSKSSAAADMIKSRTYDVFLSFRGKDTRDGFVSHLYKDLCRKNIETFIDDEELRKGDEISGALLTAIQGSRVSVIVFSKDYASSKWCLAELVKIMDCNKWVVPVFYGVDPRDVRNQTGSFADAFAKHEENFKHEPGKVKTWRSALTAAGKLSGWDSQVTRPDSTLVDKIVEDVVKILNCGTSSANLKV; the protein is encoded by the exons ATGTTTTCCTCTAAATCTTCTGCTGCTGCTGATATGATCAAGTCAAGGACATACGATGTTTTCCTTAGCTTCAGAGGCAAGGATACTCGTGATGGTTTCGTGAGTCATCTGTATAAAGATTTGTGTCGAAAGAATATCGAAACTTTTATAGACGATGAGGAGCTTCGAAAAGGAGATGAAATTTCAGGGGCGCTGTTGACGGCCATTCAAGGATCCAGGGTTTCAGTCATTGTTTTCTCCAAAGACTACGCTTCTTCCAAATGGTGCTTGGCTGAGCTGGTCAAGATCATGGACTGTAACAAATGGGTTGTTCCTGTATTTTACGGTGTAGACCCAAGAGATGTACGGAACCAAACAGGGAGTTTTGCAGATGCATTTGCAAAGCATGAAGAAAATTTCAAGCATGAGCCAGGAAAGGTGAAAACCTGGAGAAGTGCTTTGACTGCAGCTGGCAAATTATCCGGTTGGGATTCACAAGTCACTCG GCCTGACTCAACTCTGGTAGATAAAATTGTCGAAGATGTAGTGAAGATATTGAATTGTGGAACCTCAAGCGCTAATTTAAAGGTTTAG